Proteins encoded in a region of the Arvicanthis niloticus isolate mArvNil1 chromosome 16, mArvNil1.pat.X, whole genome shotgun sequence genome:
- the LOC117721311 gene encoding uncharacterized protein LOC117721311, with protein sequence MESGSQTAVLQKLFDDLCRETDQRKIYQTLMELSTVPSLCDYLAEIGFRETIKQLKKQQLLVQFVKDLVAKWSPGLPSQTSHIRADPWAPSSQNLDPRESLSSERHLGSQNQVQERPPRASLEKTWQHEGAEPLLSRKPGSETGNPKWLLCGGHRKSQPPDHWKQEEAPGDGSLWSCLQAEYCSSSSSSSSLALPPCKRKRESPSLAGVQRPAAKVPPGESRSSKEPSPITDCAIPESPSTGQACFPPDVVLDPSSSQQDQDSSTCWWALRKKHKTQVYSGCRPAAHLQQKSHQRLHLEEGLGIRNAAHGQAPKDEAEPEQLDENSQPETQTCKPTHSSPESATHLQLQESQEERLQRLRARIQNTLDKRLQARQTKMVFHTQHKGPDQQGQPGPRGAAFAPHSHSLPKASAHPRTQKAPQLPSVARDCKKAPAKRPTPLMAKALKDYSNRFSKR encoded by the coding sequence ATGGAGTCAGGCTCTCAGACAGCTGTCCTGCAGAAGCTGTTCGATGACCTTTGTAGAGAGACCGACCAAAGAAAGATCTACCAAACCCTGATGGAACTGTCTACTGTGCCGAGCCTGTGTGACTACCTGGCAGAGATTGGCTTCAGAGAGACCATCAAGCAGCTGAAGAAACAGCAGCTTCTAGTCCAATTTGTAAAGGACTTAGTAGCCAAGTGGTCCCCTGGGCTCCCGAGCCAAACATCACACATAAGGGCCGATCCTTGGGCACCTAGCAGTCAGAACCTGGATCCAAGAGAAAGCCTGAGCTCTGAGCGGCATCTAGGTAGCCAGAACCAGGTGCAGGAAAGACCGCCCAGGGCAAGCCTGGAGAAGACTTGGCAGCATGAAGGAGCCGAGCCCCTCCTCTCCAGAAAGCCAGGTTCTGAGACAGGCAATCCCAAGTGGCTTTTGTGTGGAGGGCACAGGAAGAGCCAGCCACCAGACcactggaagcaggaggaagcccCTGGGGATGGTTCATTGTGGAGTTGCCTCCAAGCTGAATActgctcttcttcttcatcttcttcttctttggcccTGCCTCCCtgcaagaggaagagggaatccCCCAGTCTGGCTGGGGTGCAGAGGCCAGCTGCCAAGGTGCCTCCAGGTGAGTCTAGAAGCTCCAAGGAGCCGAGTCCCATCACTGACTGTGCCATTCCGGAGTCCCCCTCGACTGGCCAAGCCTGCTTCCCACCGGATGTTGTCCTGgatccctcttcctctcagcagGATCAAGACTCCTCAACTTGCTGGTgggcactgaggaagaagcaCAAGACCCAAGTCTATTCGGGTTGCAGGCCTGCagcccatctccagcagaaaTCCCACCAAAGGCTCCATTTAGAGGAGGGCCTTGGCATCAGGAATGCTGCTCACGGCCAGGCTCCCAAGGATGAAGCTGAGCCAGAGCAACTGGATGAAAACTCCCAGCCTGAGACCCAGACCTGCAAGCCAACCCATAGCAGCCCTGAGTCTGCCACACACCTACAGCTTCAGGAATCCCAAGAGGAGAGGCTGCAAAGACTCAGAGCCCGCATCCAAAACACATTGGACAAGAGGCTGCAAGCCAGACAGACAAAGATGGTCTTCCACACCCAGCACAAGGGTCCTGACcaacaaggacagcctggacccaGAGGGGCTGCCTTTgctccacattcacacagccttcCTAAGGCTTCTGCCCATCCCAGAACCCAGAAGGCTCCCCAGCTGCCCTCTGTAGCAAGAGACTGCAAGAAGGCCCCTGCTAAGAGACCCACCCCTCTCATGGCCAAAGCACTGAAGGACTACAGCAATCGCTTCTCTAAAAGGTGA